GCGAGAAGATCGCAGCTAACAACGAAGATGCTCAGTACGTTGTAGATAACAAAGAAATGCTAATCAAGCCATCAATGTGGATCTTCGGTGGTGACGGATGGGCATACGATATCGGTTACGGCGGTGTAGACCACGTTCTAGCAAGTGGAGAGAACATCAATATCATGGTATTTGATACTGAGGTATACTCAAACACTGGTGGACAGGCATCAAAGTCAACACCACTTGGTGCTGTAGCTAAGTTTGCTGCTTCAGGTAAGGCAGTAAAGAAGAAGGATATGGTTCAGATCGCTATGGCTTACGGCTACATCTACGTAGCTCAGATTGCTATGGGTGCTAGCCAGAAGCAGACTCTAGATGCAATCAGAGAGGCTGAGGCATATGATGGACCATCACTCATCATCGCATACGCTCCATGTATCAACCAAGGTCTAAAGAATGGTATGAACAAGGCGCAGGATGAGATGAAGCGTGCTGTAAACTCAGGTTACTGGAACCTAATCAGATTCAACCCTGATCTAGCTAAGGAAGGCAAGAACCCACTTATGATCGACAGCAAGCCTGCAACAGAAAGCTACAGAGACTTCATCATGAGCGAAGTTCGTTACGATTCTCTAACAAAGAGATTCCCAGAGAGAGCTGAGCAGCTATTCGAAGATGCTGAGAAGCTAGCTAAGGAAAGATACGAACACTTCCAGGCACTAAAGGAAAGCTACGAGCCAGAGAAATAAACTCTAGTTTTAAGCTGACTAATAGCAGATAATCAAAGAGCTCCGCGAAAGCGGAGCTCTTTTGCTATCTAAGCACAAAATAAAAGACCGAATTAATTTCGATCTTTTATTGCTGTAATGCCTGTTTTCATTATGAGTTTGCGCAGGGCTGGATTAAATATGATATCGTGTTTAAAAACCTTGCGTCTTAGTTTAAATCTCAGTGAACGTGTCAGCTTTCTATATGTTTTGGCAATCTTGTTTTCGTCACCTTTGAGAAAGGCCTTAGCAAGCATGGTTCCGCTTGTAAAGGCTGAACTGAAGCCCTCAAGTGAGCTGGCACTGATAAACCCCGCAGCTTCACCTATGAGGAAGACATTGTCTGTGCCAGTTACGAAATCTGATAGATGTTTAGGGCTACAAACGAGGCAGGCTTCAGTTTTTAGTGGCTCGCCAAAGCTTACTTCCATAAACTCCTCAAATCTCTTTTTTTGCTCCTCAAAAGCCTGTCTGCAATTATGCAATTCGAAGGACCCACCAAATATCACATAGCCGTCCTTGTGGATGGTCCATGAGCAACCACTGCTTGTCTTCTTGTCGAAAATGCAGGAGTAGTAGGGACTTTCCTTACCGTTGCCTTTAAACCATTGCTGTATGGCTGTGTATTTATATATCTTTTTATCAAAGAATTTGCGTCTAATGATTGAAGAAGCTCCATCGGCACCTACGAGGAATCTGCAATCTATCTCGTGTCTGGCTTTATCTGCATCTGAGATGCTTAGGCTGAACCCGCCAGTGTTTCTTTCGGCTTTGATGAGCTTTGCGTTTATTCTAGTCACATCATCAGGAATTAGAGTTAGCAGAAAGTTGTCAAAGGCACGTCTATCCATATTGAGATAGTATCTCTGATAATTACAAATGAGTCCTG
The nucleotide sequence above comes from Eubacterium sulci ATCC 35585. Encoded proteins:
- a CDS encoding oxidoreductase, whose protein sequence is MLNFTDHPKNKYDIVIVGAGPAGATFAREVSGSGYSILLIDGQDLIGNKPCGGLLAPDAQKLMAHRDFVLPKDILVDPQIFSVKTIDLGSGLICNYQRYYLNMDRRAFDNFLLTLIPDDVTRINAKLIKAERNTGGFSLSISDADKARHEIDCRFLVGADGASSIIRRKFFDKKIYKYTAIQQWFKGNGKESPYYSCIFDKKTSSGCSWTIHKDGYVIFGGSFELHNCRQAFEEQKKRFEEFMEVSFGEPLKTEACLVCSPKHLSDFVTGTDNVFLIGEAAGFISASSLEGFSSAFTSGTMLAKAFLKGDENKIAKTYRKLTRSLRFKLRRKVFKHDIIFNPALRKLIMKTGITAIKDRN